In a single window of the Leptospiraceae bacterium genome:
- a CDS encoding SRPBCC domain-containing protein: MCKTIKQKVKFKASPKVIYELLANSKKHQAVTGEKAIISNKIGGNFSAYDGYITGVNVDLLPAKRIVQAWRGSDFSEGIFSMATFILVPTKDGGTELTLTHRGVPKKLIPGIEKGWKEFYWDKMKNYISTKK; encoded by the coding sequence ATGTGCAAGACAATCAAACAGAAAGTAAAATTTAAAGCATCACCCAAAGTTATTTATGAACTTCTAGCAAATTCAAAAAAGCACCAGGCGGTTACGGGGGAAAAGGCGATTATCAGTAATAAGATTGGTGGAAATTTTTCTGCGTATGATGGGTATATTACAGGGGTTAATGTAGATTTGCTTCCAGCTAAAAGAATTGTGCAAGCATGGAGGGGAAGTGATTTTTCGGAAGGAATTTTCTCAATGGCTACGTTTATTTTGGTTCCTACTAAAGACGGTGGAACAGAGCTTACTCTCACGCATAGAGGTGTTCCTAAAAAATTAATCCCGGGCATAGAAAAAGGCTGGAAGGAATTTTATTGGGATAAGATGAAAAATTATATTTCTACGAAGAAATAA
- a CDS encoding SpoIIE family protein phosphatase, whose product MSQTTVTQKTLESLDSIDNFPDYLDSLLHSWLKILTALGFTLFPIFFILDIFIIPSNEKYLLPWFAAYRFAATGFIIIQYVLISKLKASPYSFIHGYLFTFAASLAIVLMTVDLGGFNSSYYAGLNLVIIAVNLLLPWKAIHSALNGLATVLLYLVLNFIWGKDFHLYNLINNFYFLSSTVVIATSINHVKYVLVRKEFESRKSLQEARDALWSEMEVAKRIQTALTPPDDTMGGYEISATMLPATEVGGDYYDIIRTDKNPWVLIGDVSGHGVESGLIMMMAQTCIRTVLSNNPAEKPNRLLIELNKVIKENIALLKVDRYMTITGICLFPDSLYFAGSHQDILVYRNAKKTVEVFQTYGTWVGMLDDIEAYMQNYSIPIEQGDLVLLFTDGITELKYNGVDMYGQERLIESLLKYSHLSGREIVENIIKDALSKTDLQDDDITLVLLRKV is encoded by the coding sequence ATGAGTCAAACTACTGTTACACAAAAAACATTAGAGTCTTTAGATTCGATTGATAATTTTCCGGATTATTTAGATTCTCTTTTGCACTCTTGGTTAAAGATATTAACTGCTTTAGGATTTACTTTATTTCCGATTTTCTTTATTCTTGATATTTTCATAATTCCGTCTAATGAGAAGTATTTACTACCTTGGTTTGCCGCCTATCGTTTTGCTGCTACTGGTTTTATCATTATCCAATATGTTTTAATTTCAAAGCTAAAAGCATCTCCTTACTCCTTTATTCATGGATATTTGTTTACATTTGCCGCAAGTCTTGCTATAGTTTTAATGACAGTAGATTTGGGAGGGTTCAATTCCTCCTACTATGCCGGACTAAATCTAGTAATCATCGCGGTTAATCTTCTTTTGCCCTGGAAAGCAATTCATTCTGCATTGAATGGATTGGCAACCGTGCTTTTGTATTTGGTCTTAAATTTTATTTGGGGAAAGGATTTTCATTTATACAATCTAATCAATAATTTCTATTTTTTAAGTTCAACAGTGGTTATTGCGACTAGCATTAATCATGTAAAGTATGTCCTTGTAAGAAAAGAATTTGAAAGTAGAAAAAGTCTTCAAGAGGCAAGGGATGCACTTTGGAGTGAAATGGAAGTGGCAAAGAGAATTCAAACTGCACTAACTCCTCCTGATGATACAATGGGTGGCTATGAAATTTCTGCAACCATGCTTCCTGCCACGGAAGTTGGTGGGGATTATTACGATATAATTCGCACAGATAAAAATCCTTGGGTATTGATCGGTGATGTTTCCGGGCATGGGGTTGAATCAGGTCTCATTATGATGATGGCACAAACATGCATTCGAACTGTGTTATCTAATAATCCAGCCGAAAAACCAAATAGGCTCCTCATCGAATTGAATAAAGTTATCAAAGAAAATATTGCTCTTTTGAAAGTAGACCGGTATATGACAATTACTGGAATTTGTTTATTTCCGGATAGCCTATATTTTGCGGGTTCTCATCAGGACATTCTCGTATATCGAAATGCCAAAAAAACAGTAGAGGTTTTCCAAACTTATGGAACCTGGGTTGGAATGCTAGATGACATTGAAGCTTATATGCAAAATTATAGTATACCGATTGAGCAAGGAGATTTAGTTTTATTATTTACAGATGGAATTACCGAACTAAAATACAATGGCGTTGACATGTATGGGCAAGAAAGACTTATTGAGAGTTTACTTAAGTATAGCCACCTCTCGGGAAGAGAAATTGTTGAAAATATAATTAAAGATGCATTGTCAAAAACAGATTTACAAGATGATGATATTACTTTAGTATTGCTACGAAAGGTTTAA
- a CDS encoding class I SAM-dependent methyltransferase, whose amino-acid sequence MKSKERRDNIRIRLHDEENSYIHLVFEGREIRGKIYDYSRFGLGICVPIEEASFIKKTHPINNCIIFAYGHKRELGKGKVVHLETGKNEIFLGLFLEREFVDMDTLMDKQSLFLQEDEIKKIRMHFSIQEGITPEFLHFCSNFVYGLSLYKIALDDLDRKFEKEPAKLKEALFQSVLKGFGAEFYQYLTEKVKDITAITKKYTKLENEKYGFYLRKSIWHYILESDFIKRTNLKPRGYAGDSAMMEMLYRNEYIGKSSFGKIFHKHPCDTKAADAVRNRRRLINKYMSQRLSTSGKEDFKILSIACGPAWEMQDFLRESPYKHQAKIFLLDQDEEALGEARSGIASIPTDKPFQVEFIKESVRTILKTGSPEIKFGQYDFIYSMGLYDYLTDSVAKVLTEKLYSMLCPGGILIIGNYHVENETRKYMEYIMDWVLYYRDEESMFELLEDIPKNFTSEVGFDDSGTQMFLRVEKNK is encoded by the coding sequence TTGAAATCAAAAGAGCGCAGAGATAATATTCGCATTCGTCTTCATGATGAAGAGAATTCCTACATTCATTTAGTCTTTGAAGGAAGAGAAATAAGAGGGAAAATTTATGACTATTCCCGATTCGGACTTGGTATATGTGTCCCTATCGAAGAAGCTTCGTTCATCAAAAAGACACATCCAATTAATAATTGTATAATCTTTGCCTATGGTCATAAAAGAGAACTAGGCAAAGGAAAAGTGGTTCACTTAGAGACAGGAAAAAATGAAATTTTCCTAGGTTTGTTTCTCGAAAGAGAGTTTGTCGATATGGATACGCTTATGGACAAACAGTCATTATTCCTTCAAGAAGATGAAATCAAAAAAATCAGAATGCATTTCTCTATTCAAGAAGGAATTACGCCTGAATTTTTACATTTCTGTTCTAATTTTGTTTATGGGCTATCACTTTATAAAATTGCATTAGACGATTTAGATAGAAAATTCGAAAAAGAGCCAGCTAAATTAAAAGAAGCCTTATTCCAGTCAGTATTAAAAGGATTCGGTGCTGAGTTTTATCAATACTTGACCGAAAAAGTCAAAGATATTACCGCAATTACAAAAAAATATACTAAATTAGAAAATGAAAAATATGGTTTTTATTTAAGAAAATCAATTTGGCACTATATCCTAGAATCAGACTTCATCAAACGCACTAATTTAAAACCGAGAGGCTACGCTGGAGATTCCGCTATGATGGAAATGCTTTACCGAAATGAATACATTGGTAAGTCTTCCTTCGGTAAAATTTTTCACAAACATCCCTGTGATACAAAGGCTGCTGATGCTGTTCGCAATAGAAGACGACTGATTAACAAGTATATGTCGCAGAGACTTTCTACTTCTGGTAAAGAGGATTTTAAAATTCTTTCCATTGCTTGCGGACCTGCTTGGGAAATGCAAGACTTCCTAAGAGAAAGTCCATATAAGCACCAAGCAAAGATTTTTCTACTCGATCAAGACGAAGAAGCGTTAGGCGAAGCACGTTCGGGGATTGCTTCTATTCCTACCGATAAACCTTTTCAAGTAGAGTTTATAAAAGAATCAGTTAGAACTATCTTAAAAACAGGAAGCCCTGAAATAAAATTTGGTCAATATGATTTTATTTATTCGATGGGACTTTATGATTATTTAACAGACTCAGTAGCAAAAGTCTTAACTGAAAAACTTTATTCCATGCTTTGTCCCGGCGGAATTTTAATCATCGGAAATTATCACGTTGAAAACGAAACTCGCAAATATATGGAATACATTATGGACTGGGTTCTATATTATCGCGACGAAGAGTCTATGTTTGAGCTACTCGAAGATATTCCAAAGAATTTTACATCTGAAGTAGGCTTCGACGATTCCGGCACCCAGATGTTCCTTAGAGTCGAGAAGAATAAGTAA
- a CDS encoding DUF433 domain-containing protein has translation MDYRTRITSDPGIMLGKPIIKGTRITIELILRKLSEKNSIQKILESYPHLEAADIYAALSYAADMLSKEELIAS, from the coding sequence ATGGACTATCGAACTAGAATTACATCTGATCCAGGAATAATGCTTGGAAAACCAATTATTAAAGGAACTCGAATCACAATAGAATTGATATTGCGTAAACTATCCGAGAAGAATTCTATCCAAAAAATATTAGAATCCTATCCTCATCTAGAAGCCGCAGATATTTACGCTGCTCTTAGTTATGCGGCAGATATGCTTTCCAAGGAAGAGCTAATTGCAAGTTAG
- a CDS encoding transposase → MRVYTKEFKLESVRLYIANGKNKKKTARELGITAVTLNNWIGKYMNESLDKSKEKPKKRDYEKELKEKDKLIQKLEDEVSILKKSIGIFVRDPQQK, encoded by the coding sequence ATGAGAGTATACACAAAAGAGTTTAAATTAGAGTCAGTAAGACTTTACATTGCAAATGGGAAGAATAAAAAGAAGACAGCGCGGGAATTAGGAATAACCGCAGTAACTTTAAATAATTGGATTGGAAAATATATGAACGAATCATTGGACAAATCAAAAGAGAAACCCAAGAAAAGAGATTATGAAAAAGAATTGAAAGAGAAGGATAAACTCATTCAAAAACTTGAAGACGAGGTATCGATTTTAAAAAAGTCAATAGGCATTTTTGTAAGAGACCCGCAACAAAAATAA
- a CDS encoding class I SAM-dependent methyltransferase has translation MTDTWTQRWNERFSAEEFAYGEEPNLYLKEQLEKLPTGKILFGGEGEGRNAVFAARLGWDVSAFDISVEGKKKAQKLAEKNKVTLDYRVGELETLQFQSEEFDAVALIYAHFQAENKSFYHKALNVYLRKGGIVIFEAFSKKHLEYISKNEKVGGPRDIQSLFSIDEIKSDFANYEVIELIEKEIELSEGSFHNGVGSVIRFVGRKK, from the coding sequence ATGACTGATACTTGGACACAAAGATGGAATGAGAGATTTAGTGCTGAAGAGTTTGCTTATGGAGAGGAACCAAATCTTTATTTGAAAGAACAATTAGAAAAGCTCCCTACAGGAAAAATTCTATTTGGAGGAGAAGGCGAAGGGCGTAACGCGGTGTTTGCCGCTAGACTTGGTTGGGACGTTTCAGCCTTTGATATTAGTGTCGAAGGAAAAAAGAAAGCACAAAAGCTTGCCGAAAAAAATAAAGTTACACTCGACTATCGAGTTGGTGAATTGGAAACCTTGCAATTTCAATCGGAAGAATTTGATGCAGTTGCTTTAATCTATGCTCATTTCCAAGCGGAGAATAAATCATTTTACCACAAAGCACTCAATGTATACTTACGAAAAGGCGGCATTGTTATCTTTGAAGCATTCAGCAAGAAGCACCTTGAATATATTTCTAAGAATGAAAAAGTCGGTGGACCAAGAGACATACAATCGTTATTCTCAATTGACGAAATCAAATCCGACTTTGCAAATTATGAAGTCATTGAGTTAATAGAAAAAGAAATTGAACTAAGTGAAGGTTCGTTTCATAATGGTGTAGGATCGGTGATACGATTCGTTGGACGAAAGAAATAA
- a CDS encoding DUF5615 family PIN-like protein, with the protein MQVRIIADENIDAYIIESLRNANYEVLSIRESYRGIKDIEIIVMANERECLILTEDKDFGEWIFSHKSESAGVIFLRYEDKDMDEIINAVKKILSEYGENLYGKFSVVTKNKIRIRDIIDRIL; encoded by the coding sequence TTGCAAGTTAGAATTATCGCCGACGAAAATATTGATGCTTACATTATTGAGTCCTTAAGAAATGCGAATTATGAAGTTTTATCTATTCGCGAAAGCTATAGAGGAATTAAAGATATTGAAATAATCGTTATGGCAAATGAACGGGAGTGCTTGATTCTAACTGAGGATAAAGATTTTGGAGAATGGATTTTTTCCCATAAATCAGAATCAGCAGGCGTTATTTTTCTAAGATATGAAGATAAAGACATGGATGAGATTATAAATGCCGTAAAAAAAATCCTTTCTGAATATGGAGAAAATCTTTATGGGAAATTTAGCGTTGTAACTAAAAATAAAATTCGTATTCGAGATATTATTGATAGAATACTTTAA
- a CDS encoding BrnT family toxin produces MVFEYDENKNQANIKKHGIDFEEATSVFSDPFLRISKDDSQSKEERFIALGRSQKEQTLFVVHCYRIKENQEEIIKIISAREVTKFEKKSMEEL; encoded by the coding sequence ATGGTATTTGAATACGATGAAAATAAAAACCAAGCAAACATCAAAAAGCATGGAATCGACTTTGAAGAAGCAACCTCAGTCTTTAGCGATCCCTTCCTTAGAATATCGAAAGACGACTCACAATCCAAAGAAGAAAGATTCATTGCGCTCGGTCGATCCCAAAAAGAACAAACTCTATTTGTCGTCCACTGCTACAGAATCAAAGAAAATCAAGAAGAAATTATCAAAATCATCTCCGCTAGAGAAGTCACCAAATTTGAAAAAAAAAGTATGGAAGAGTTATGA
- a CDS encoding lytic transglycosylase domain-containing protein, giving the protein MKSYILFFVFIFLSLQSCNTITTGVTEQIVRPPKLPSNVTFAGERVPLEDQDVLERLDREMIVNQNYHSATILIYKNVKRYKEPIEKILKENGIPEDFFYLAVAESALNPNATSSANAAGLWQFIQGTAEGYGLEVSNYADERRHFIKSTRAACKYLLDAYKEFGNWTLVAAAYNRGQRGMKDAVTSQKMNNYYKLYLNQETARYVFRIIALKLILSNPQEYNFDLSESIQYPSYKLKIVPVTESIPSLPDFAIANGTTYKELILHNPWIRTGKYNFDIPTGKTYEFLIPEK; this is encoded by the coding sequence ATGAAATCCTACATCCTTTTTTTTGTTTTCATTTTCCTATCCTTACAGTCATGTAACACTATAACAACAGGAGTTACTGAGCAAATTGTCCGTCCCCCTAAACTGCCGTCTAACGTAACCTTTGCAGGAGAAAGAGTTCCCCTAGAAGACCAAGATGTGCTTGAACGCTTAGATAGGGAAATGATTGTAAATCAGAATTATCACTCAGCAACAATTCTAATTTATAAAAATGTAAAGCGTTATAAAGAACCAATTGAGAAGATACTAAAAGAAAATGGAATTCCAGAAGACTTCTTTTATCTAGCTGTTGCAGAGAGTGCCCTAAATCCAAATGCAACTTCATCTGCCAACGCTGCTGGACTCTGGCAATTCATCCAAGGCACAGCAGAAGGATACGGACTAGAAGTAAGTAATTACGCAGATGAGAGAAGACATTTTATAAAATCCACTCGCGCTGCTTGTAAATACTTACTCGATGCCTACAAAGAGTTCGGCAACTGGACATTAGTCGCTGCTGCTTACAACAGAGGACAACGTGGAATGAAAGATGCTGTTACTTCTCAAAAGATGAATAATTATTATAAGCTTTATTTGAACCAGGAAACAGCCCGTTATGTATTTCGAATCATTGCATTAAAGCTAATACTGAGTAACCCACAAGAGTATAATTTTGATTTGTCTGAGAGTATACAATATCCTTCTTACAAATTAAAAATAGTTCCCGTTACAGAATCAATCCCTAGCCTACCCGACTTTGCTATTGCAAATGGAACTACCTACAAGGAGTTAATCCTGCATAACCCCTGGATTCGCACCGGCAAATATAATTTTGACATTCCTACAGGAAAGACTTATGAGTTTTTAATACCGGAGAAATGA
- a CDS encoding DUF2281 domain-containing protein: MTIAEHVYKISQELPPNMLLELLDFAEFLEQKKNKHSTEQINIVRKIRERFANLNFDDVVLPQRNVVRNPINFN; encoded by the coding sequence ATGACAATAGCCGAGCATGTTTATAAAATTAGTCAAGAATTACCTCCCAATATGTTATTAGAATTATTAGATTTTGCTGAGTTTTTAGAACAGAAAAAAAATAAGCATTCAACAGAGCAAATTAATATCGTCAGAAAAATCCGAGAGCGATTTGCTAATTTAAACTTTGATGATGTAGTCCTGCCACAAAGAAATGTAGTAAGAAATCCAATCAACTTTAATTAG
- the murA gene encoding UDP-N-acetylglucosamine 1-carboxyvinyltransferase, with protein sequence MSSSYFKITGKNPLSGTITPQGNKNEALPVLGAVCMIPGIVRLENVPMISDVLMLIDVLRYLGFQITNPETGVFTFQRPQELKSDLPQELCSKIRGAVTLAGPILASTGRVFLPRPGGDKIGRRRLDTHLLALEALGANIEVFPDGYEIKANRLIGDDILLDEASVTGTENAVMAACLAQGTTIIRHAASEPHVQGLCRLLNSAGAKISGIGSNILTIEGVTSLSNPTGTITHRIGSDYLEVGSFISLAAVTGGELFIRDVNPDDIRMIRLVYSRLGIEIRFADGGVVVPAGQKMEIIPDYHGATPKIDDSPWPGFPADMTSVALVTATQCKGTVMIHEKMFESRLFFVDNIISMGAQIILCDPHRAVVIGKSQLYGSKVASPDIRAGMAMIIAALCAEGSSNIHNIIQVDRGFQDIDVRLRSIGAQIERLVE encoded by the coding sequence ATGAGTTCTAGTTATTTTAAAATCACGGGTAAAAATCCGCTATCGGGAACGATCACTCCACAGGGAAATAAAAACGAAGCACTTCCAGTTCTAGGTGCAGTCTGCATGATACCAGGCATTGTCCGCCTAGAAAACGTTCCGATGATTTCGGATGTGTTGATGTTAATTGATGTTCTTCGTTATCTTGGATTTCAAATCACAAATCCAGAAACAGGCGTATTTACTTTTCAAAGACCGCAAGAGTTAAAGTCTGATTTACCGCAAGAGTTGTGCAGTAAAATTCGTGGAGCGGTAACACTCGCAGGACCAATCCTTGCTAGCACAGGAAGAGTATTTCTTCCTCGCCCGGGTGGAGATAAGATCGGTAGACGTAGACTAGACACTCACCTACTCGCTCTCGAAGCGTTAGGCGCTAACATTGAAGTATTTCCTGATGGGTATGAAATCAAAGCAAATCGGTTAATCGGGGATGATATCTTACTCGATGAAGCTTCGGTTACTGGGACAGAAAATGCGGTCATGGCAGCCTGTCTTGCGCAGGGAACAACGATTATCCGCCACGCTGCCTCCGAGCCTCATGTGCAGGGACTATGTAGACTACTCAATTCTGCCGGTGCTAAGATTTCTGGAATCGGCTCTAATATTCTTACAATCGAAGGTGTGACTTCTCTTTCGAATCCAACCGGAACGATTACTCATCGCATTGGCTCGGATTACTTAGAGGTAGGAAGTTTCATCTCATTAGCCGCAGTTACAGGTGGAGAACTTTTTATTAGAGATGTAAATCCTGATGATATAAGAATGATTCGACTCGTCTATTCCCGTCTTGGTATTGAAATTAGATTTGCTGATGGTGGTGTTGTAGTTCCTGCCGGACAGAAAATGGAGATTATCCCCGACTACCACGGTGCTACTCCTAAGATAGACGATTCCCCCTGGCCTGGATTTCCGGCGGATATGACTTCTGTCGCTCTTGTTACCGCTACTCAATGCAAAGGAACAGTGATGATTCACGAGAAGATGTTTGAATCAAGACTTTTCTTTGTGGATAATATCATCAGCATGGGAGCACAGATTATTCTATGTGATCCGCATCGCGCAGTCGTCATCGGCAAATCGCAATTATACGGTAGCAAAGTAGCGTCACCCGACATACGCGCAGGCATGGCAATGATAATAGCGGCATTATGCGCGGAAGGATCAAGTAATATTCACAATATCATCCAAGTAGATCGCGGTTTCCAGGACATAGATGTGCGGCTAAGATCAATTGGCGCTCAGATAGAGAGACTAGTGGAGTAG
- a CDS encoding haloacid dehalogenase-like hydrolase, whose translation MKIKPIATKIIFILSLFLLIDCNKKTDTQKPDTQAAEIISRISDTKSKILEFQKDGKRLCQNEGDCLFLSFWDFDGTILKGDCSEGLVEDGKQIYKGMDQLAIEGGYSEVFAKDKFEDFEQEYKRLDLGKGHLVAYEFLAQIYKGQDRKKMEAFSAIQFENAFQKYYFKQSIEIFNHMRTQKDFRVFVISASPDFFVKGAAKTVSLPPTQVRGINVEDKDGKLTNRLIFPINYAQGKTESVQKIVNEVLAEGKYKNVFVLAGFGNSYHTDGEFLSYIAKQDLPAGKPIAVMVNGGKSPTQYDGLFYTVNHVMTIK comes from the coding sequence ATGAAAATAAAACCAATCGCTACAAAAATCATTTTTATTCTAAGTTTATTTTTACTAATAGACTGCAATAAAAAAACAGATACACAAAAACCGGACACCCAAGCCGCAGAAATTATTTCTCGGATATCAGATACAAAAAGTAAAATATTAGAATTCCAAAAAGATGGAAAACGTCTTTGTCAGAATGAAGGAGATTGTCTCTTTTTAAGTTTCTGGGATTTTGATGGAACGATTTTAAAAGGAGATTGTAGCGAAGGTCTAGTAGAAGATGGAAAGCAAATCTACAAAGGCATGGATCAGCTTGCTATCGAGGGCGGTTACTCAGAAGTATTCGCAAAAGATAAGTTTGAGGATTTTGAGCAAGAATATAAACGTTTGGATTTAGGCAAAGGACATCTCGTAGCCTATGAATTTCTAGCCCAAATTTACAAAGGGCAAGATAGAAAAAAAATGGAAGCATTTTCTGCTATTCAGTTTGAAAATGCATTTCAGAAATATTATTTTAAACAAAGTATTGAGATTTTTAATCATATGCGAACTCAAAAAGATTTCCGTGTGTTTGTGATTTCAGCAAGTCCTGATTTTTTTGTAAAGGGTGCGGCTAAAACAGTTAGTCTACCGCCTACTCAAGTTAGAGGAATTAACGTTGAAGATAAGGATGGAAAATTAACGAATAGACTCATATTTCCAATCAATTACGCACAGGGTAAAACAGAATCTGTTCAAAAGATTGTAAACGAAGTCCTCGCAGAAGGAAAATATAAAAATGTATTTGTTCTTGCTGGCTTTGGAAATAGCTATCATACAGATGGAGAATTTTTATCTTACATCGCCAAGCAAGATCTTCCGGCTGGTAAACCAATCGCTGTCATGGTAAATGGTGGAAAATCTCCAACTCAATACGATGGCTTATTTTATACTGTGAATCATGTAATGACTATAAAGTAA
- a CDS encoding sensor histidine kinase: MESNSLVIDLKPDWSELDKISDLLEKFLNEPSFNRDDFDALKMVVTELVENGIKYGYFPTPESTFQLSLRKKRNRILIEVKNQIKDSELEHLKRLDAKIQWIRGYQNPFEAYVEKLKEISNKTLADGESGLGLVRIAYEGQSILDFYVNENNLLAVSAVYQY, encoded by the coding sequence ATGGAATCGAATTCGTTAGTAATAGATTTAAAACCTGATTGGTCAGAATTGGACAAGATTTCTGATTTATTAGAAAAGTTTTTGAACGAGCCTTCGTTTAATAGAGATGATTTTGATGCTTTAAAAATGGTGGTAACAGAGTTAGTAGAAAATGGAATTAAATATGGATACTTTCCGACACCTGAATCAACCTTCCAACTATCACTGAGAAAAAAAAGAAACCGGATTCTAATCGAAGTAAAAAACCAAATCAAAGATTCGGAGCTAGAACATTTAAAAAGGCTTGATGCTAAGATTCAATGGATTCGTGGATACCAGAATCCTTTCGAAGCCTACGTTGAAAAATTAAAAGAGATTTCGAATAAGACTTTGGCAGACGGTGAAAGTGGGTTAGGTCTTGTTCGGATAGCTTACGAAGGCCAGTCAATCTTAGATTTTTATGTGAATGAAAACAATTTATTGGCAGTTTCTGCTGTTTACCAATATTAA
- a CDS encoding IS3 family transposase gives MDFKKVNRHFCKRPATKINKFSFIKENEKVFDVTKMCKALEVSRSGFYSWLNRKESKRKQYHRFLISWILEIHTESDGTYGAERIQEGLYEIGIKCDVRVVSRLMKIAKISSKIKAGFKPSTTDSNHTNRISPNLLERNFYINKPNRVWISDITYIFVGNTWMYLCVIIDLFNREIIGWHFDDNMETPLLIKAFENAVNTRKPEKDCIFHSDRGVQYTSNEFRSLLEKNKMRQSMSRKGDCWDNAVAESFFKTLKVEKVNHMKYETKQEAKTDLFRYIEVFYNRKRFHSTLGFTSPVSFRIQYEKRIA, from the coding sequence ATCGATTTTAAAAAAGTCAATAGGCATTTTTGTAAGAGACCCGCAACAAAAATAAATAAGTTTTCTTTCATAAAAGAAAATGAAAAAGTTTTTGATGTGACAAAAATGTGTAAAGCGTTAGAAGTCTCACGAAGCGGTTTTTACAGTTGGTTAAATAGGAAAGAGAGTAAGAGAAAACAGTATCATCGTTTTTTAATTTCCTGGATCTTAGAAATTCATACTGAATCTGATGGAACTTACGGAGCAGAAAGGATTCAAGAAGGTCTATACGAGATCGGAATAAAGTGTGATGTTCGCGTAGTATCCAGGCTTATGAAGATCGCGAAAATAAGCAGTAAAATAAAGGCTGGATTTAAACCATCAACAACAGATTCGAATCATACTAATAGGATTTCGCCTAACCTTCTAGAGAGGAATTTTTATATTAATAAACCAAACCGAGTGTGGATATCCGATATTACCTACATATTCGTAGGCAATACTTGGATGTATTTATGTGTTATCATTGATCTTTTTAATCGAGAAATAATCGGTTGGCATTTTGATGATAATATGGAAACACCTCTTCTTATTAAGGCATTTGAAAATGCGGTTAACACTCGTAAACCTGAAAAGGATTGCATTTTCCATTCAGATAGAGGAGTGCAATATACAAGTAATGAATTTAGAAGTTTATTAGAAAAAAATAAAATGCGTCAAAGTATGAGTCGAAAGGGAGACTGCTGGGATAATGCAGTAGCCGAAAGTTTCTTCAAGACTCTAAAAGTAGAAAAAGTAAATCATATGAAATATGAAACTAAACAGGAAGCGAAAACAGATTTATTTAGATACATTGAAGTTTTTTACAATCGAAAAAGATTTCATTCAACTTTAGGCTTTACAAGCCCAGTCAGTTTTAGAATACAATATGAGAAGCGGATTGCCTAA
- a CDS encoding MXAN_6521/LA_1396 family lipoprotein, which produces MQNLFFGFLFVFLFTQCSSIQYVKKSPNLAADVTTTKRILILPSKDNQISKEENAMLHDIMRQEISHHSLFIVYKAPAKFKNVCSLKEFPKIEGILTAEMRETPMGGKSEFALKGILQKCSNGVVIWESKAIDKLPLEATANMSLIKTYSEKYGEKVAKKVNAYFQLTKDLVAELKGPEKLNEEEELEKIEVESE; this is translated from the coding sequence ATGCAAAACTTATTTTTTGGATTTCTATTCGTATTCCTATTTACTCAGTGTAGTTCGATTCAGTATGTAAAAAAGTCTCCGAACCTTGCGGCGGATGTGACAACTACAAAACGGATTTTAATTTTACCTTCTAAAGACAACCAGATTTCGAAAGAAGAGAACGCAATGCTACATGATATAATGCGTCAAGAGATTTCGCATCACTCACTTTTTATTGTGTATAAAGCACCGGCGAAGTTTAAGAATGTTTGCTCTCTAAAAGAATTTCCTAAGATAGAAGGAATTTTAACCGCCGAGATGCGAGAAACTCCAATGGGCGGTAAATCAGAGTTTGCGCTCAAAGGAATTTTACAGAAATGTTCCAACGGTGTAGTGATTTGGGAATCTAAGGCTATAGATAAATTGCCTTTAGAGGCTACTGCGAATATGTCGCTCATCAAAACATACTCCGAGAAGTATGGCGAGAAAGTAGCCAAGAAAGTAAACGCTTATTTTCAATTAACAAAAGATTTGGTCGCTGAATTAAAAGGACCGGAGAAATTAAATGAAGAAGAAGAGTTAGAGAAGATTGAAGTGGAGTCGGAGTGA